One Lysinibacillus sp. OF-1 DNA segment encodes these proteins:
- a CDS encoding enoyl-CoA hydratase, with amino-acid sequence MTQLVRLELLEGSIGLITLTRPEAANAMSVQLLRELSDMLDQINGDPAVRVVLLTGAGEKAFCAGADLKERKGMADRQVKQIVQLIGATVAKVETLAQPVIAVLNGVAFGGGLELALACDLRIAATHAKLGLTETSLGIIPGAGGTQRLPRLIGLGKAKELIYTARRLSAAEAKDYGIVEYVYEEHEVMEKAQQLALEMAKNAPLSLVQAKVAINQGVEVDLATGLKIESLAYSALIPTEDRLEGLLAFQEKRAPQYSGK; translated from the coding sequence ATGACACAACTTGTTCGTTTGGAATTACTAGAGGGCAGCATTGGACTGATTACCCTAACAAGACCAGAAGCTGCAAATGCTATGTCTGTTCAGTTACTTCGTGAGCTGTCCGACATGCTCGATCAAATCAATGGAGATCCAGCAGTGCGTGTTGTCCTACTGACAGGTGCAGGAGAAAAGGCATTTTGTGCAGGAGCAGATTTAAAAGAACGTAAAGGAATGGCTGATCGACAAGTGAAGCAAATCGTACAGTTGATTGGTGCGACTGTGGCAAAAGTTGAGACACTTGCTCAGCCTGTCATTGCTGTACTAAATGGGGTAGCATTTGGCGGTGGATTGGAGCTGGCATTAGCTTGTGATCTACGTATTGCCGCTACACATGCAAAGCTTGGTTTAACAGAAACATCACTCGGTATTATCCCAGGTGCTGGAGGAACACAACGACTTCCACGACTAATTGGCCTTGGCAAAGCAAAGGAATTAATTTATACAGCACGTAGGTTGAGTGCGGCGGAAGCCAAAGATTATGGCATTGTTGAGTATGTTTATGAGGAACATGAGGTAATGGAAAAGGCACAACAACTTGCGCTAGAAATGGCAAAAAATGCACCACTCTCTCTAGTGCAAGCTAAAGTCGCAATCAATCAGGGTGTTGAGGTAGATTTAGCTACCGGGTTAAAAATTGAATCACTAGCATATAGTGCACTGATCCCAACAGAAGACCGATTAGAGGGCTTGTTAGCCTTCCAAGAGAAGCGAGCGCCACAATATTCAGGGAAATAA
- a CDS encoding acyl-CoA carboxylase subunit beta, translating to MSNISTENTPPTMKDKILTGGLPKYHDKNAQQGKLFVRERLELLLDDGLQSEDGLYANCLAGDLPADGVVTGIGKIHGRTVCVLANDSTIKAGSWGKRTVEKMIRIQETAEKLNCPLLYLVDSAGARITDQLEMFPGRRGAGRIFYNQVKLSGKVPQICLLFGPSAAGGAYIPAFCDIVVMVEGNASMYLGSPRMAEMVIGEKVDLETMGGAKMHCSVSGCGDVLVKTEQEAITYARKYLGYFPNNYAERSKIEAPKPPASFDKSIEELIPQNQNVPFDMYKLIERIIDEDSFCEIKKLFAPELITGLARINGQSVGIIANQPRVKGGVLFHDSADKAAKFISLCDAFNIPLLFLADVPGFMIGTQVEKAGIIRHGAKMIFAMSEATVPKLTVIVRKAYGAGLYAMAGPAFEPDCCIALSNAQIAVMGPEAAVNAVYANKIAELPKEEQASFIAEKRKEYQEEIDVYRLASELIIDDVIEPNELRKVLENRLELYMSKYLLFSQRKHGVNPV from the coding sequence ATGAGCAATATCTCGACAGAAAATACGCCACCTACAATGAAGGACAAAATTTTAACAGGTGGTTTACCAAAATATCATGATAAAAATGCACAACAGGGCAAGCTATTTGTACGTGAACGTCTTGAACTATTACTAGATGATGGTCTTCAATCAGAGGATGGCCTCTATGCAAACTGTTTAGCAGGGGATTTACCAGCTGATGGTGTTGTCACAGGTATAGGTAAAATTCATGGTCGCACGGTATGTGTGCTAGCTAATGATTCTACTATTAAAGCGGGCTCTTGGGGAAAACGCACAGTTGAAAAAATGATTCGTATTCAGGAAACAGCTGAAAAGCTGAATTGCCCATTACTATATTTAGTCGATTCAGCAGGTGCGCGTATTACAGATCAGTTAGAAATGTTCCCAGGACGCAGAGGAGCAGGACGTATTTTCTACAACCAAGTCAAGCTGTCAGGGAAAGTTCCGCAAATTTGCTTATTATTTGGTCCTTCCGCAGCAGGTGGTGCTTATATACCTGCATTTTGCGATATCGTTGTCATGGTAGAAGGAAATGCTTCTATGTATTTAGGATCACCTCGGATGGCGGAAATGGTTATTGGGGAGAAAGTAGATTTAGAGACAATGGGTGGCGCAAAAATGCACTGTTCTGTATCAGGCTGTGGAGATGTGCTTGTCAAAACAGAACAGGAGGCTATTACGTATGCTCGTAAATATTTAGGTTACTTCCCGAATAACTATGCTGAGCGCAGTAAGATAGAGGCACCTAAACCACCTGCTTCATTTGATAAATCTATTGAAGAATTAATTCCACAAAACCAAAATGTTCCTTTTGATATGTATAAATTAATTGAACGTATTATCGATGAAGATTCATTTTGTGAAATCAAAAAATTATTTGCACCAGAATTAATTACAGGTCTTGCACGTATTAATGGGCAATCCGTTGGGATCATCGCTAACCAACCTCGTGTCAAGGGAGGCGTGCTATTCCACGATTCTGCTGATAAAGCAGCGAAGTTCATTTCACTTTGTGATGCATTCAATATTCCGCTGTTATTCTTAGCAGACGTTCCTGGCTTTATGATTGGTACTCAGGTAGAAAAAGCAGGAATCATCCGTCATGGTGCGAAAATGATTTTTGCCATGAGTGAGGCAACTGTTCCTAAGCTAACGGTCATTGTGCGTAAAGCGTATGGTGCAGGTCTATATGCCATGGCAGGACCTGCCTTTGAACCAGATTGCTGTATTGCTTTGTCAAATGCACAAATTGCCGTAATGGGACCAGAGGCTGCTGTGAATGCTGTTTATGCCAATAAAATTGCAGAGCTTCCAAAAGAAGAGCAAGCAAGCTTCATTGCTGAGAAACGTAAAGAATACCAAGAGGAAATTGACGTGTATCGATTAGCATCAGAGCTAATCATCGATGATGTCATTGAGCCGAATGAGTTACGCAAGGTGTTAGAAAATCGCTTAGAGCTTTATATGTCCAAATACTTATTATTCTCACAACGTAAGCATGGGGTAAACCCAGTATAA
- a CDS encoding hydroxymethylglutaryl-CoA lyase, with amino-acid sequence MQLPKHVMIKEVGPRDGLQNEKTPITTVDKIQLVNLLSQTGLTYIEVTSFVHPKWIPQLADAVEVLQAIKRHKDITYAALVPNMRGLERALQAEVDEVSIFMSASESHNQSNINKTIDDTFPILEEVVIGAKAAKKKVRGYISTVIGCPYEGYIHPDKVLRVTDKLLEMGVAEISLGDTIGVGVPTQVEYLLEALLKRYDAENFAMHFHDTRGTALANIMKSLEMGMTKFDSALGGLGGCPYAKGASGNVATEDLLYLFDEMGIETGIDRQKVLEAALFIEEKLGKAVASKQMAIVRNERSANQR; translated from the coding sequence GCATGTCATGATCAAAGAAGTTGGTCCCCGTGATGGTTTACAAAACGAAAAAACGCCTATTACAACTGTTGATAAAATACAATTAGTGAATTTATTGAGCCAAACAGGACTAACTTACATTGAAGTGACTTCATTTGTTCATCCGAAATGGATACCTCAATTGGCAGATGCTGTTGAGGTTCTTCAAGCTATTAAACGGCATAAGGATATTACTTATGCAGCGCTTGTACCTAATATGCGTGGCTTAGAACGTGCATTACAGGCTGAAGTAGACGAAGTAAGTATTTTTATGTCTGCTAGTGAAAGTCATAATCAAAGCAATATTAATAAAACCATTGACGATACATTTCCTATATTAGAGGAAGTAGTAATAGGGGCTAAGGCTGCAAAGAAAAAAGTTCGAGGGTATATCTCAACGGTTATTGGCTGTCCATATGAGGGGTATATACATCCTGACAAAGTACTACGTGTAACAGATAAATTATTGGAAATGGGTGTGGCTGAAATATCGCTTGGTGACACAATTGGTGTTGGCGTGCCAACGCAGGTTGAGTATCTTTTAGAGGCGTTATTAAAAAGATACGATGCTGAAAATTTTGCCATGCATTTTCATGACACACGTGGGACAGCACTAGCCAATATTATGAAATCCTTAGAGATGGGTATGACCAAGTTTGATAGTGCGCTTGGCGGATTAGGGGGCTGTCCATATGCTAAAGGAGCTTCAGGGAATGTAGCTACAGAGGATTTATTATATTTATTCGATGAGATGGGCATTGAAACAGGAATAGATCGACAGAAAGTGCTAGAGGCAGCACTCTTTATTGAAGAGAAATTAGGCAAAGCGGTTGCATCGAAGCAAATGGCTATTGTCCGTAATGAAAGGAGTGCAAACCAACGATGA
- a CDS encoding VanZ family protein, whose product MLSLSKNNITDVHGNAKLPLPYRDVIDTYYLPLKVMGWILFSIYSFIAFYKLVIDRLVNVVVVLLQGDYSIGDLGLFDYSSWRLTTNFVPFETILRYINYSQYFNWDIIIVNLLGNLLIFTPMGFLLPLLSKKFRKVWVIICLGFFASLAVETIQFIFTVGSADIDDLILNTIGAWLGYIAYKGILIRPKK is encoded by the coding sequence GTGTTAAGCTTGTCTAAAAACAACATAACGGATGTTCACGGTAATGCCAAGCTCCCATTACCGTATCGAGATGTCATTGATACATATTATTTGCCCCTCAAGGTCATGGGGTGGATCTTATTTAGCATCTATTCATTTATAGCTTTTTATAAATTGGTCATTGATCGCTTAGTAAATGTAGTAGTTGTTTTATTGCAAGGCGATTATTCTATCGGCGACTTAGGTTTGTTTGATTATAGTAGTTGGCGACTAACTACTAATTTTGTTCCCTTTGAAACGATTCTCCGCTATATAAACTACTCTCAATATTTTAATTGGGATATCATAATCGTTAACCTTCTTGGCAACTTATTAATTTTTACTCCAATGGGTTTTTTATTGCCATTATTGTCGAAAAAATTTCGCAAAGTATGGGTCATTATTTGTTTGGGCTTTTTTGCTAGTCTTGCTGTAGAAACCATTCAATTCATTTTTACAGTGGGTTCTGCGGATATTGATGATTTAATTTTGAATACGATTGGCGCATGGCTTGGCTATATAGCTTATAAAGGGATCTTAATTAGACCTAAAAAATGA